One segment of Clostridium botulinum DNA contains the following:
- the asnB gene encoding asparagine synthase (glutamine-hydrolyzing): MCGIAGLVNFKEDISKSKNILEDMVKTLKKRGPDSQGYYVDKNVLLGHRRLIVVDPDGGKQPMIKIFEGNKYVLIYNGELYNTEELRKELKSEGFYFDSYSDTEVLITSYIRWGKNCINKLNGIFAFAIFDEKNNEVFLARDQMGVKPLFYTVCNETLIFGSEIKTILANPNIKREINEDGLTELFALGPAVTPGKAIFKDIKEIAPANCLLISKTGDIKTWEYWSVEAKEFKETSAEAIEHTRYLLVDAIKRQLVGDVPICTFLSGGLDSSAISAIAAQEYSKKGKTLTTYSIDYEDNSKYFKSSLFQPTTDEYWAEIMAKEIGSDHKKITLNHEDLANALKDAVIARDLPGMADIDSSLLLFCKEIRKDFVVGLSGECADEIFAGYPWFTNKEMFYMDTFPWSRFINDRKSIINNKLKNIRIEDRVRYEYEKSLSKVPHLENESKRDYRMREVSYLNLKWFMVNLLNRKDRVSMYNGLEVRVPFADIRLVNYAFNLPAEIKLYKGREKGLLRAALEGILPNEIIYRKKSPYPKTHNPIYTDIVCNMMNDILKKKSSPIHEIIDEDTVRRIVDTRGESYKSPWYGQLMTGPQLIAYLIQVNTWLEEYNINILI, from the coding sequence ATGTGTGGTATTGCTGGATTAGTAAATTTTAAAGAAGACATATCAAAATCTAAAAATATATTAGAGGATATGGTAAAAACATTAAAAAAAAGAGGCCCAGATAGTCAAGGATATTATGTTGATAAAAATGTTCTGTTAGGTCATAGAAGATTAATAGTTGTAGATCCGGATGGTGGTAAACAGCCGATGATTAAGATATTTGAAGGCAATAAATATGTTTTGATTTATAATGGCGAGTTATATAATACGGAAGAATTAAGAAAAGAATTAAAGAGCGAAGGATTTTATTTTGATTCATATTCAGATACAGAAGTATTAATTACATCATATATACGTTGGGGGAAAAATTGTATTAATAAATTAAATGGAATATTTGCTTTTGCTATTTTTGATGAAAAAAATAATGAAGTTTTTTTAGCTAGAGACCAAATGGGAGTAAAACCATTATTTTATACAGTATGTAATGAAACTTTAATATTTGGATCAGAAATAAAAACAATTTTAGCAAATCCAAATATAAAAAGAGAAATAAATGAAGATGGATTAACAGAATTATTTGCATTAGGACCAGCTGTAACGCCAGGAAAAGCTATATTTAAGGATATAAAAGAGATAGCACCTGCTAATTGTTTATTGATTTCAAAAACTGGAGATATAAAAACATGGGAATATTGGAGCGTTGAAGCAAAAGAGTTTAAAGAAACATCAGCTGAAGCTATAGAGCATACTAGATATTTGTTAGTGGATGCAATAAAAAGGCAATTGGTAGGGGATGTACCTATATGCACATTTCTTTCTGGAGGACTAGATTCTTCTGCAATTTCTGCAATAGCAGCACAAGAATATAGTAAGAAAGGAAAAACATTAACTACGTATTCTATAGATTATGAAGATAATTCTAAATATTTTAAGTCATCTTTATTTCAACCGACTACTGATGAATATTGGGCAGAAATTATGGCTAAAGAGATAGGAAGCGATCATAAAAAAATTACATTAAACCATGAAGATTTAGCAAATGCTTTAAAAGATGCAGTTATAGCTAGAGATTTACCAGGAATGGCAGATATAGATTCATCATTATTATTGTTTTGTAAAGAAATTCGTAAAGATTTTGTGGTAGGTCTTTCAGGGGAATGTGCAGATGAAATATTTGCAGGGTATCCATGGTTTACAAACAAAGAGATGTTTTATATGGATACTTTCCCATGGTCAAGATTTATTAATGATAGAAAATCTATAATTAATAATAAGTTAAAAAATATAAGAATAGAAGATAGAGTAAGATATGAATATGAAAAATCATTAAGCAAGGTTCCACATTTAGAGAATGAAAGTAAAAGAGACTATAGGATGAGAGAAGTATCATATTTAAATTTAAAATGGTTTATGGTTAATCTACTAAACAGAAAAGATAGAGTAAGTATGTATAATGGTTTAGAAGTTAGAGTTCCTTTTGCAGATATTAGATTAGTAAATTATGCATTTAATTTACCGGCAGAGATCAAATTGTATAAAGGAAGAGAAAAAGGATTATTGAGAGCAGCTTTAGAAGGTATTCTTCCAAATGAAATTATTTATAGAAAAAAGAGTCCATATCCTAAAACTCATAATCCTATATATACAGATATAGTTTGTAATATGATGAATGATATATTGAAGAAAAAATCATCACCTATTCATGAAATTATTGATGAAGATACAGTAAGAAGAATTGTTGATACAAGAGGAGAATCATATAAATCACCTTGGTATGGTCAACTGATGACAGGTCCTCAGTTAATAGCGTATTTGATTCAAGTAAATACTTGGTTAGAAGAATATAATATAAATATATTAATTTAA